CCCATTTATCGGACCTATCTATATCTATACTCAGTTTTGCAACTCGCATCTCATCTTTACTGTCTTCTGCACCTAAGAGATAGTTTCTTATATGTTTATAATCAAAACCTCCTGCCAGACGTATATCTATATCTTCTTCGTTTTTTAAATATTTATTAAGAAAAAAGGATAATAACGTGCTTTTACCTCGGATATCAGTATCTTTATGTTCTTCGCCTAACTTTAAGCGTGTGCGAGCTGCAAAAAGACCCATCTCCCAGCTTTCACCAAAAGGAATAAAATAACGTATACTATTTAATCTGTAGGCATCGGCATCTGCTCTCTGTAGTTTTAGAGAGAGGATATCATCATGTCCAGTTATATTATTGTGATCAATATTCAGTGCCAATCTGTCCCTTCCTATATAGCGAGAACCGAAATTATCATAATTGAAACCAACATGAAAAGGTAAGTTGTCCTCAACCTCAAGCACTATATCAGTCTCACCTGGTGCTTTACCAGGAACCAAGACTGCCCGTGCAGATCTATCCGGATGTTCGTTTATCTTAATCAAACCCTTTCTTAAAATATCAAAATTAAAATATTCTTCTTTTTTGAGGCTAATCTTACTTTCAATAAGCTTGATGCTGAAATACTTATTGTTTTTTATCTCTAAATTACCCATCTTACCTTCTAAGACCCGTATCTCTAAAGCACCTTCGGAAAGAGACTGGGGAGGAATATAAGCACGAGAAGTAATATAACCATTCTTACGGTACAAATCGGTAATTAAATTTGCTATCTTGTAGATTTCGCGAAGGCTGAGTTCTCTGTTTTCAAAATCAGAAGTTATACTTTGAATCTCATCCTCTGAGAATATAGTTACTCCTACAACTTTTATCTCTTTAATAAAAACTTGATCTCCTTCTTTCTCCGGAGCAACAACAACTTCTTCTTTTTCAATATCCGGGATTATCGGTTTCTCTTCGATACGCTCTCTCAGTTCTTTCTCTACCTCTAGATCACGTTCCAATTTCTCATATTGGCCTGCAGTTTGAGCATAAACAGAATGGGACTGCACTAAAATGACGACGGTTAAAAAAAGAAACTTT
The nucleotide sequence above comes from Candidatus Kaelpia imicola. Encoded proteins:
- a CDS encoding ShlB/FhaC/HecB family hemolysin secretion/activation protein; this translates as MKTIKFLFLTVVILVQSHSVYAQTAGQYEKLERDLEVEKELRERIEEKPIIPDIEKEEVVVAPEKEGDQVFIKEIKVVGVTIFSEDEIQSITSDFENRELSLREIYKIANLITDLYRKNGYITSRAYIPPQSLSEGALEIRVLEGKMGNLEIKNNKYFSIKLIESKISLKKEEYFNFDILRKGLIKINEHPDRSARAVLVPGKAPGETDIVLEVEDNLPFHVGFNYDNFGSRYIGRDRLALNIDHNNITGHDDILSLKLQRADADAYRLNSIRYFIPFGESWEMGLFAARTRLKLGEEHKDTDIRGKSTLLSFFLNKYLKNEEDIDIRLAGGFDYKHIRNYLLGAEDSKDEMRVAKLSIDIDRSDKWGRTIFVNEFNYGIPDIFGGLEDVDANASKTGAGGKFTKWNMSLLRLHKMPFNSTLLWKNQMQIFPYILTAAEQFQIGGISNNRGYPAAEKVGDKGYSSNLELSTPFYFMPKSLRVPFCQEKLYDALRFVGFYDWGHTFLRNPQVGEEEHETLRSAGCGLRLNVPNKNLFVRLEIGWPLDETPSDGDHARTWIEVSKVF